CATCACAGCCTAGCTGCCTCACAAGAGCGTTGGCCTTAAGGCAGATGGTCTtggacagtttttgtttttgttttttagctgccttttagtgtacagttcagtatcattttttttaaaggattttatttattcatgagagacatagagaggcagagacacaggcagagggagaagcagactccatgcagggaacctgatgtgggactcaatcctgtgactccaggatcatgccctgagcccaaggcagatgcttaaccactgagccacccaggcgtccctcagtaTCATTAAATATGCTTACcttgttgtgcagccatcaccaccatccatctccagaactatTTTTATCTTGAAGAATTGAAATGCTatccattaaataataactccctTGTCCCTTCCTTTAGCAACCACAGGTAGATAGTTCTTGCACATAAGTATCTGTGGGAGGGTTTGTTCGTGCCACCCCAACTTGCCAGTGCTCAGGAAGAGAACTTTACATGAGAACCAGCTAAGCAGCAAGATTTTCATAAAGTTAACACATTGGTGTAACCACTATCAGATCAATTACTGCCACCATCTCTGCAGTAGagtacccccccctttttttaatattttatttactaatttagagagagtgagcaagtgaacacaagtgggaaggggcagagggagagggagaaaaagaattccaaacagactccatgccaaatgtggagcccagtgtgggggcttgatcccagtaccctaagattgtgacctgagccaaaacaagagtcagattcccaatcgagccacccaggtgctcctagcaGCACCCTCTTCTAATTActgttctctccttttccctgggAAGCACACTCTTCTCACACCTGATTggtttttgcctgtttttgactttatataaatggaataatacagtatatattccTTGGCTAaataatatacagtatatattcctgtttcttttgttcaacattatgtttatgagattcatccatgttgttgctcctggcatttaatttttttctttgtatactaatctcttcttttgtttgttttttgagagagaggagcagaaggtagagggagagagaatcttaagcagatttcaTGCCCAGcacaagcctgatgtgggtctcaaccccacaaccctgagatcaccacctgagctgaaatcaagagttggatacttaacccaACTAAGCCACGCACATCCCCTTATactattccatttttatgaatataCTAGAATTTTTTTGTCTGTCCTGGTGATGGACAGTTGAGTTtccagtttttcattcttttgaataatgttgctgtgaacattcttgtatgtCTTTACCTGAGCataatatacatttcttttgtgtAAATATGCATTCTCTGTCCTGcaaatggaattgctaggtcatatgctATGCATGTGTTCAGCTCTAGTAGTGATTATGCCAGTAGTATAAGAGAATTCCAGTAGCTCTATGTCTGGGGTCAGCAAATTTTTTCTTAAGTGGCTAAATAGTATTTTAGACTTGCAGGCCATACTGTCTACTCAGCGCTGCTACTATGGCAAGAAAGCAGCCGTAGaatgtaaatgaatggatgtggttgtgttctaataaaactttatttaaagaaacaaatggctGGCCCACAgctgtagtttgctgacctctgctctCTATCATGACCACTATTTatctgagagatttttaaaaattttagtcatttggtGGGTTTTCGGTGATACCTGATAGCATTTGCCTAATGTTGAATAAATTGAACaccttttattgtatttattggCCACTGGAGATCCTCATTTGTGAGATACCTGACTTTTTTATTCCTGGCCAAAAGAAAACTCAGTACTCAGTAGCAGTCACTGCCtatctctcctttccctcaaACTCTGACAGTCGCCAGTCTGCTCTGTCTCCGTGGACTTGCCTATtctgacatttcatataaatggaccatacagtatgtgaccttttgcATCTCACTTTTACTTAGTGTATGTGatgtttcatccatgttgtagcaggtatcAGTACTTCATTGCACTGGTTCATGCTACTTCATCTCTTACAAGCAGCCTGTagatgggctttaaaaaaaattccagggcagccctggtggtgcagtggtttagcgccgcctgcagcctggggtgtgatcctggagacccaggatcgagtcccgcgtcaggctccctgcatggagcctgcttctccctctgcctgtgtctctgcctcttctctctctctgtgtgtctctatgaataaataagtaaaaaatcttaaaaaaaaaaaaaatccagtctgacaattgtcttttaattggattacctggtccacttatatttaatgtaattaggTATGTATTTGAATGTTAATCTGTCTCTGAGGCCTTTCAGTCCCCACTTGCTTTACTAGGTCTCTGATCCGTTCAAACAAAATTGCCTGTAATTGTCCACCTTTGTTCTTGACAGGAAGGTGGTCTATAACAAAGTAGTCTGTCATTATTGGCAGTGGGATAATCATtccttttttacattctttttttttttaatttttaaaattttaatacagttCAGATCACTGTGTTAGGTTCATTTCAGCTCTTTGACTGCCAAACCTAGGGACAAGGATtgcttcagtttctctgtcttctctttgtgtgtgatgACCAAGATATAAAGGTATCTGCTCCATCAAACTCTAAACTTCACTTTACTCATATGTTTCTTGATCTTGACAGGTTTGGCATCCTTTGCCTGGCCATGAGCAGCAAGTCCttgatttcttccattttgtgaAACATGCCCCATGGGAGTGCGTGGCTGGCACAGCGTGACTACAAGCGAGGAGGGAAAAGAacgagtcttctctctttttacattctttaatgctttaattttcccttttctcttgtcTTAGGAACTGCCCATGAGTTCAAGAAGCATTTCGAGTTGCCAATTTTGAAGGGTCGAGATGCAGCTGCCAGTGAGGCGGACAGACAGCTAGGCGAAGAGCGGCTGCGGGAGCTCACCAGCATTGTGAATAGGTAatggcagggtgggggctgggctagACACCAGCACCTTTCTTCAGGACTTTCCCCCAAGTTAGGTCATCAGAATTGCCTACTCAACCATCCAAGTCCAATCTTTCGGGGCCTTGGCCTGTAAGGGCTGGGATTCTAGGGAGTGGGATCTGTGCCCTGATCAGGGTCACTGAATAAATGGAGGTGTCTTGCAGGCCAAGTCCTTGCTTTCTTCCTGGCCTAGGTTCTATAATCTGGTTTGGGGCTGCTTAGCATCATGTTGAGGAAGCTTTTCTCTGATGTCGCTAGATTCCCTGAGCAAAGCTTCCTGTCAGTTGGTCTCAGAGTTAAAGCACCAGCCTTCCCTTCTCAGGCCGCATAGCCTTCTTTGACAGATAGAAATAGATCTGAAGGAGGGATGTGGCTCCGAGACTAAGAAGGCTTTTCCATAGTGTCCACATAATCAAGGGGACAAGTACATCTGGGACTCCTCTGTTGTAGGTAATACACTTGATGGTTTATATCCTGGGGtcctgtctcctcccctcccccccaatttTAGATGGTAGGAAAGAGAATCACTGCGTTCTTAGGAGTTACTCCTTAGGTGTCTAATCCTTGTCCTTCCTAGTCTGCTAGGAGGTATGAACTTAGTTTCTTTGAACCTTGGGCCAAGTGGTATTTGggcaaatgcaaacaaaaactCCCCTAAGGATTTAGTGGTTTGCAGCTTGCTTTCCCTGTCTGAGCACCAGACTCAGTGGGAGGTCTTGGCCCTCTCTTGAAGACCAGCTAAACGTTTGAAGAGGAAGACAAAGCGTTGTCAATGTAAGGTAGGTTGTTTGAAAGGGTCTTTGTTCCCATGACTGAGACCCTCATAAAGATTTCTTtgccagggggatccctgggtagctcagcagtttagtgcctgctttcagcccagggcatgatcctggagttccaagatcgagttccgcattgggctccctgcatggagcctgcttctccttctgcctgtgtctctgcctctctctctctctcatgaataaataaataaaatcttaaaaaaacaaaaaaaaagatttctttgccATAGGGCTGGTGGTTCTCTGACATTTGATACTACAAAAGGTAGTCTTTTGAATTCTTTGGGTGGTAGCTTTTATTCCAGTAGTTAATATGGCATTTTTACCAGCCTCTTGTCTTTTTACCCTGTCTTCCTAGGTGTTTGATACGGAGGACATCTGATATCCTTTCTAAATATCTGCCTGTGAAGATTGAGCAGGTGGTTTGTTGTAGGTACTGAACTCAACTGAGGAGGGGGTATAGAGTGAGTGTGTAAAAAAAAGCTCAGCCTTTGAGCCATGGCTGGGCTTTCATGGTGTCTTCAGGGCTGAAGTGTGGTCCATCCTTTCCCACTGACCCAACTGTTCTTTTTTCAGGCTGACACCCCTTCAGACTGAATTATACAAGAGGTTTCTGAAACAGGCCAAGCCAGCAGAAGAGTTGCGTGAGGGCAAGATGACTGTGTCTTCCCTTTCTTCCATCACCTTACTAAAGAAGCTTTGTAATCGTGAGTTGGGTCCATGTTCTGAGGTCCTCTAAGAGTGCGTAAGGAAGGATAGGCTCCTGTATGGTCCAGGCATCTTCCAAATTTGTTTAGAGTCCTCATAAAGGCCACATGTGATTCTAGCCCTTCCCGAGGTATGAACCCTACATTGTGTACTCCGTAAACCACACCCTTTGTTTGGGAAAGTTTACCTTATCCTCTGCCCAACCAACGCTTGGTGTATGTGAGACTCTGTATGCgtatgtgcatgcatacatgtaCATAATTAGCAAACGTTGCCCTCTCGGTATAGTTCCGTTTTTGTTGGGAGAACACACTAACTAGTGAGCAGGATTGTCCAGATGGAACGGACTGTATCCTGGGATTTGGGTCCAATCAAGTCTGGGGCTGAGGAAGGTCTGCTGAGTAGGCTTCTAGAGGGGGTTCCCATGAGCATTGAAGTGGAAATTCCAGAAAGCATCATAACTggcattttgtgttttgtttttgtttttcagatccaGCTCTAATCTATGACAAGTGTGTGGAAGAGGAGGATGGCTTTGAAGGTGCTTTGGAAATATTCCCCCCTACTTATAGCGCCAAGGCACTAGAGCCCCAGCTGTCAGGTAAGCCAGTCTTTGGGCTcctttgggggaggggtgggagattGTCTCTTTGTGCTAGATGTATCCTTGCCTCAAGGCTTGATATCAAGAGTAAGACTCCTGGGGCACTGGAATGGCCTGTTGAGAACTAATGGTTGCTGACTTCTCCAGGTAAGATGCTAGTCCTTGATTACATTCTGGCAGTGACCCGAAGCCGCAGCAGTGACAAAGTAGTGCTGGTGTCCAATTACACTCAGACATTGGACCTCTTTGAGAAGCTCTGTCGGGCCCGAAGGTAGGAAAGAGCCTAATTGGTTTACTAAAGTGGTGCCTCCCCAACTGTCCTGCTAGGAAGAGTTGGTGTTCTGACTGGTGGATATGGGCCAAGATGTGGGTACGGGAGGAGCTTCCCAGAAaacatctgttgttttatttctgtgatggTCCCAGTTCCACCTCTAAGCAGAATAGCCCCCTAGTCCTTCAGGTAATCCCAGTGGACAGAGTCCTGGGCCCTAGCTCCTTGCCTGTCCCTTTGGGAGTTTAGGTCCCCAGGCTGTACACAAATAGCCTCAAGCATTGTTCAGTTCCTTTGGTAGCAGGGCTCTGCACCTTCTTGTGTTTTGATCTTTGGATTCCCCTTCAGGTACTTATATGTCCGCTTGGATGGCACAATGTCCATTAAGAAGCGAGCCAAGGTTGTGGAACGCTTTAACAATCCGCTGGTAAATGTACAACCTCTGTTCCCACACTACCGATGCAGTACCATCAGAATCAAGGGGTGATAGAGAAGCTATAAGGGTGCTCTGCTTTAGGGtctctttgatttttccttttttccccctccttttctgCTGGGTGTGGCAGGGTTAGGTTGGTTGGTGATGGCGGGGTGGGGAAATTAGTAGGCAGACAAATTAGTGGTCCTTACAGCATAAGAATACAGATGTGTGAGAGAACAGTTGGCTGGGTTGAGTAGGATTCTAGTTCAGGCTGCAAGAGGTGGTTcttctcttgcttcctctctTTCCAGAGCCCTGATTTTGTCTTCATGCTAAGCAGCAAAGCTGGAGGCTGTGGCCTCAATCTCATCGGGGCTAACCGACTGGTCATGTTTGACCCTGACTGGAACCCAGCCAATGATGAACAAGCCATGGCCCGGGTCTGGCGTGACGGTCAAAAGAAGACCTGCTATATCTATCGCCTGCTGTCTGTAAGGATGGTGACAGTGGTCATAGTAGGGGTGGGTCATGAGATCTTCAGGACCATCTTAGGTTTTTCTCAGTGCCTCTTATTGGCCCCTCTGCCTCTAGCAGTAGCCAGGCTATGGGCTTAGCCAGAGTCctttattctgttctttcttcttctttccaccCCATTTTTTCAAAACCTTACTATGCCGTCTGGACACGTGTTCTATGGTTAACACACCCCTGCATCCTCTTCCCACCTGCTTTCCCTCATACCTGATTTCTGTCTGGCCACTTGGCTTGTAATCTTCTAAAAGTCCCTGTGTCCCATGGGGCTAAGAAGTGGTGTTGGCCTTAGCCAAGTGCTGTGTTGTCATTCAGACCATCCACCTATAGTTCTCTTTTAAAGCTCATGTTATCTGACTTCActactctcttttcttccttgttaTAGTCCTCTATCCTATGCTGTTTTCCTAATTCATTGATGACTTTGGATGCCAGCccagtcttcatttttttcccaaatcatcTTGACTTCAAGGACCATGGAGTTATCTAGCACTCTGGCCCTTCATGTTTCTTTGACCTCCTAATACCTCTCATTTAACTACTCCCAAGCCCATACTCTAGAACTTAAATAGTACCAAAACTATACCTAGTACCCAAAACTTTAATAGATATCATTCTATTCTCACTTCCTATCCTTCCAACTTTCTCAGACCCATGAGACACACCCATCTCATACCCAGATACACATTTTATCTGCTTCAACCTAATGTGCTTTGTACCCTACCTCCCCCCAGTCTGGCttgacttctctttctgtttGGCTTGATTCTTACTATATATCCTTTCAGCCACTCTTTCCATAATACCTTCTCCACTTGGATAATTACAGCTGTTCTCAGCTTCTGCACCAGATAAAATGTGCAGGTATAGATCATCACTATTACAAATTCACATGTTCCATTTTGGGCTGGGTTGTATCTTGTTTCTTTCAACAGCCACTTCAAGCCTTCACCACTTGCCTCAAGTTTCTTACCTAACCTTCATTAgggtctctcatttcttttttgcagaGACCTTGTCTTCTACTTCACAGAAAATGCAGGCTACCAGGCTTAAATTTTCTAGCCTTTCTTTTGTAAATCTCCACACCTGCTCTTCCCTTCCCATTTCAGAGGAagataatttccttctttgtttgaGGCTTATCATTCTAGCCTTGCCTTAGACTGTTTCCCATCCTTTCCTTTCTTagttaaattttcctttatttccccaGGTGTATAAACATGCTCGAGTAGTGCTCACCTTAAAACAGTTTCTTAATCTTCTGTCCAGTTGTAGCCACTACTTTGggttactttctatttcttcacagCCACATTTTTCCAGAGCTCACAAACTAACTTCACTTCCTCACGTTCCACTCACTTATCAGACCACTTACGCCATTCAGCCTGCTTTTGAATGTACTGTTGGCTTCCTAATTGCCAAAACAAGGAACTCTTGATATTTTTCCTCTGAGTATCTGACACTATTGACCACtaatctttaaaattctgtttgctTTGGAAATTCCACTCTGGTTTTCCTATCTCTGTGATTATATACACTCATTATATTGACAGATCTCTAAATTTTTAGCCTGGATCTCTTACCTGGGTCCTAGACCCACATTTCCATCCCGTGTTGTACATTTCCGCTTGGGTGTCTTATGAATACTTTGGATGCATGATGattaaattaatttcctttctgaattttttcatttaatgactCTATTATCCAGCCAACCCAAACCTGGGTATCTCCTACTGGACAATTTCTCTGTTTCCTAACAACAAATTACTATTGATTTTTACCTTCTGGAAATTTCTTTAACTTTCCTCTCTGTCCCATACCAACATCACAGCCCTCTCTTACTTGAATACTGCAGCAACTTCCTAATTCTTAACCTTTGGTCTTAATCTGTTCTTTACATACTGCTTCTAGAATGAACTTGAGAAAaattctgattttgctttttgtcaCTTACAGGACAAGACCAAGCTCTTTCAGCCTGGCATTCATATTTCTCCAGTATGACCTCTGCTGACTTTCTCAAATCTGACTACATTCCCACTATCCTCTAGACAGGCTCAAGTTCTCAATCCTCTAGTAGGTCAGGCTTATTCCTTTGCTCCTGTGTGAGGCCTACCTagttttcccttctctctccccttgtaaaccatgtattcatttttaaaaattgaattcaaGGATCATTTTTCAAGCTTTCCAACACTTTTTACCCCTACCATCCCTCTGTGGGCCCTTGGTTATCCTGTATAGGTTTCTATTATTATACAGTTAGCTTATGTCTCTCCCACTAGCTAGCCTAGGAGGTCAGGAATAGGGATCATCTTTGATTCTTCTTTGTATCCTCGTGCACAGGTCATGGCCTGTGATATGCTAATGatttttagtgagagagagagacctgggctTGGTGTGGAGCACTGGTGAAGCTGCTGCAAACCCAGCTCACTCTGAAGGAATTTAGCCAGGCCATGAAACACTCCCATTTGTACAGAAAATATCCTGGGGGAGCTGATATGTACAAGTCATGTTCCCAACAGACAGACTGGGAAAATGGGCTCAGCAGAGCAGATGTGTTGCTGtaggatttttagttttatttccccTTCTCTTGGGTGGCTATAGTTTCAAACCCTAGGTTTTCCTGCACCCTATGTACAGGGATGACTTAGCCATGTGTTTTTGGGTCTCTCCACCCCAGGCAGGAACCATTGAGGAGAAGATCTTTCAGCGCCAGAGCCACAAGAAGGCACTGAGCAGCTGTGTGGTGGATGAAGAGCAGGATGTGGAGCGGCACTTCTCTCTGGGCGAGTTGAAGGAGCTATTTACCCTGGATGAGGCTAGCCTTAGTGACACACATGACAGGTAGGTGGCCCTTACTAGCCATTACCTCTGAACTCCCTGCACAGCATAGAGATGGGCTCTGTAGTTACCACGACTCTGTCCTCTGCCCCTAGGTTGCGCTGCCGCCGCTGTGTCAACAACCACCAGGTCCGGCCACCCCCTGATGGTGCTGACTGTACTTCAGACCTGGCTCAGTGGAATCATAACACTGATAAGCGGGGGCTCAAGGATGAGGTACTCCAGGCTGCCTGGGATGCTGCCTCCACTGCCATCACGTTCGTCTTCCACCAGCGTTCCCATGAGGAGCAGCGGGGCCTCTGCTGATAACCAGCTGGTCTGGGTGTGGCAGTCAGAGGAAAGAGACAGGGAAAAGGGGCTCCTTGCCCTATAGGACCctactgaattttgttttctgggaCAAAAATCATCAAGGATGCATGATGTTTGcccaaagtttattttataagaaaaccttttttggttaaaaaaaaaagaaaggaataaaggtaTGAAAGGGACTGAGGCCTGGGGGCAGCATGGTAAGCCCAGTGGAGAAGAGGCCTGGTAATGGACACTCCTAAACTTCTCTAAAGCCTGGGTACCTGCTTGAGGAGGCAAAACAGGAACctcaggcagggggaggggagctgtCCCCAGTGACTGATGAGCACTGTAACCTGGCCCAGGTTCCCAGAGTACTGGGGTAAGGGGCCCAAAGGCTCTACGCTCAGTTGTGGAAATGCCTTTGCTGAGTCCCATCAAGGCCTCCAGGACCTCAGtgcaagggaagaaggaaaaaagagaaaaaaaggtggcagaaagagaaagacagaactGGTGTTTGGGAGTTCTGGGCAGCCCATGTCACAACCCATGTCTCAGCCCCTGCAAGCTGATGGTACTGAGCATGGGCCTGTGAAGCATGGGCCCCATCACATAGTGCTGACATAATCTGCGAAggcctgggatgagtcccacgagTCGCTAACCACGTGGCAAGTGGCCCGGAGCCGCCGAATGGCTTCCCTGGCTGTGACTGCATCCTGGTCCAGCCAGTTCTGGAAGAGGCGCAGGTGACCAAAGGCTCCACGGCCCCAGCGCTCCAGCCGCTTGGCGAACTCCAGAAGGCCATCTGGCTTGATGCAGTTGGAACTGGTAGGGATGAGATGGATTAGACACACCTAGGAAATAATTAATCCCTAGTCTATATCCCTGCAGTTCCATCCCTTGTCCCATCCCCAGCCCCAAGTACCTGATGTCCAGCTGACACAGAGAGGAGGATGAATCCTCTGAGAAAACATCTGCCAGGGCCAGCAGGCCAGCATTCcctgggaagaaggggagaaatgTCTACAACCAGGGGAACAAGGGGATGCCAACCCCATTCTGGTAGGGAGAAGCCCACCCTCCTGAAGCTTCAGCACACAACGATATTCCAACCCCCATGTTCCCCAGTGGGAAGGCCTGTGCCTTCATCCACTAAGTTTCTAAGTCAAAGGATTGGCTCCTTCCCCCTGTCCcttcccagggccctgcccccacccaggcgGTTCCCTGGCAGCCGGAGGCCCTTCAGTGTGGAGTTGCCCTTCATAGCAGCAACCATCTCAGGCAGAAATTGGGCCGGGCGCTTCTCAAAGAGACGGCAGAAGGAAAAGGTAATCTCTGTcaagagaaattagaataaaTTCTGATGGCTAACGTTAGGATTTGGTGCTACCCATCCTACCCCAGTTGGCCCTagcaaggggtgggggaggtggtgaACATTTTATAGAAGCCCAGAAAAGGGAATTTGTCTAAGACCCCAAGGAAGACTGGAACTAATCAGATTCAAAACAGAGACTGAGCCCAGATATTCTACTATTGGGGGGTTCTCTGCATGAACAGTTCTTGATTCACCTCTTTTCCCTCTATGCAGGGGTGGGGATTAGGGGCAAACAGCGTATTTATCCTTCCCCACCACCATTATTTCTGCAGctatttaaaagtaagaaaaacttGAGTGAGGCACTTTAAAAGTGAGTAATCTTCCAATGTTTAGGAAGAATGGAGTTTGGGACCTTTTAGAAAGAAGATTGTGCAGGTTTTCTaacccattttataggtgaggacaTAAGGGCAAGAAAAGAATAGTGGCTTGCTCATTTAGTGAGACTGTGGCAGAGCTGCAGTGAAGACCCAGGAATGCCCCAGGTTCTGGATAAAGAACCTACCTTGAAGAGTCAGATTCTGTAGCAAAAAGAGCACCTCGCTCTGACAGTCAGCCAGATTCATGTCATGGAAGCTCAGCCTCTTCAGGGCTAGGTTGTACTCTGCATGGGGGCAGAGGCCATGGGCCTTAGCTTTCCtgaagaacagtatggaggtctcCTACCCTCCCTTTACCATTTCAGCTGAGTCCTACCTTTGAGTGTCTGTAACACAAGCCCAAAATCTTGGGGAGAGGCAAAGGTGGCACTATCCAGAGACAGCTGCTGCAGAGAACCTGAGGCCTTCAGTACAGAGCAGAGCAGTGGGGCTGGTTGGGCTCCCCGTGGAAATCCCATCTCCAGCTGTTCCAGGCAGTTTTCTGGATATAGTAGGGAGGAAAGATTCTAGCTGGCCATCCCTCTTCTCCCGCAGCAGGTCCCATCCTGTCCTTTAGAGATTCACTAAAAAAATCTCATTCATCTACTTGTCATTGAGTGTAGTGTGTACTCCACATTAGGTACTATGCTAGGTTCTGGGAGCAAAGCACTAAATAGGAGATTTAGTCTTTGCCCTGCTGGAGCCTTTAGTTCAGGAAGACTAAGCAAATATGATGTGCAGAGTAGTGACATAGGAAACATACTGGATCTAAGGGAATATACAGAAGAGGTACCTACACCACTTTACTAGAAACTGATTTACCATGGTCACTTCCTACTGGGCTTATAGTGGTTGGGCCCTCTCCAGCCCATGGTTATCTTTGAACAACAGGCTCTAAAGAGGGAATGGATTTCATTCCCTCTTTAAGGAATGAGTGGTGCCAGGCCTGGACTAGAGGTCTTCCTACCTTCTCCACACAAATGCACCTGAACATTtgtgtggacacacacacacacacacacacacatatatgcagtGCTTCACCTGGTATCTCCTCATCTCCAATTATGTGGCTAGTGGGCCCTGCATTCCCTGGTACAGCAGGGTTGTCCCTCTGGCTGGGGTGATCAACACGAATAGAGAGGACCCGCAGTAGGGGCAGGGCTCGCACAATGGCACGTGTCAGCTCCAGGATGGGCAGTGGTGAGAACAGATCACTGAGATGCAGGGCACGGAGGCGGCATCCAGCCTGGCCTGACAGGGCCCGCAGACTGTCCAGCAGGCGGAAGATGTTAGAGCCCAGGCCTATAGCAGGAAAGAAGTTAGATCAGTCATGTGGGAGTGTCAGCAGGAGTAACATTCAGAGACAACTCCAAATATTTATGTTAAGTTTCTTGAGTTTTAGATCAgcttatttaaaatcatttatctcAACTATTCATCCATTGTCTTGCTTTTTCCTCAGGTAACCAGCAAACTGATGTCTACTATACTGGGCCATGCCCTCAAGCATCAGTAAGGGCAGTCACAAAACAAGATAGGACATGGTGGGGCATCTTGTGCTGCCAGCTGAATGAcaggcccaggcccagagggCAGCAGTCTCTGGACTCTTATAGGTCACAATGAACACGTGAAATCTAAGCAGGGGAGTAACAATGACCCAGTAGGCAATACTTTAAAGGATTAACTGGGTGGGGAATAGACCAAAAAAGGACAACCATCTCACAGAAGGGTTGGAGAGGC
This region of Vulpes lagopus strain Blue_001 chromosome 23, ASM1834538v1, whole genome shotgun sequence genomic DNA includes:
- the RAD54L gene encoding DNA repair and recombination protein RAD54-like isoform X2; this encodes MKLDKEKLPVHVVVDPILSKVLRPHQREGVKFLWECVTSRRIPGSHGCIMADEMGLGKTLQCITLIWTLLRQSPECKPEIDKAVVVSPSSLVKNWYNEVGKWLGGRIQPLAIDGGSKDEIDQKLEGFMNQRGARVPSPILIISYETFRLHVGVLQKGSVGLVICDEGHRLKNSENQTYQALDSLNTSRRVLISGTPIQNDLLEYFSLVHFVNSGILGTAHEFKKHFELPILKGRDAAASEADRQLGEERLRELTSIVNRCLIRRTSDILSKYLPVKIEQVVCCRLTPLQTELYKRFLKQAKPAEELREGKMTVSSLSSITLLKKLCNHPALIYDKCVEEEDGFEGALEIFPPTYSAKALEPQLSGKMLVLDYILAVTRSRSSDKVVLVSNYTQTLDLFEKLCRARRYLYVRLDGTMSIKKRAKVVERFNNPLSPDFVFMLSSKAGGCGLNLIGANRLVMFDPDWNPANDEQAMARVWRDGQKKTCYIYRLLSAGTIEEKIFQRQSHKKALSSCVVDEEQDVERHFSLGELKELFTLDEASLSDTHDRLRCRRCVNNHQVRPPPDGADCTSDLAQWNHNTDKRGLKDEVLQAAWDAASTAITFVFHQRSHEEQRGLC
- the RAD54L gene encoding DNA repair and recombination protein RAD54-like isoform X1; this encodes MRKSLAPSQLAKRKPEGRPSDDEDWQPGTVTPKKRKSSSGTQSQECFLSPFRKPLTQLTNRPPSLDSSQHEAFIRSILSKPFKIPIPNYQGPLGFRALGLKRAGVRRALHDPLEEGALVLYEPPPLSAHDQMKLDKEKLPVHVVVDPILSKVLRPHQREGVKFLWECVTSRRIPGSHGCIMADEMGLGKTLQCITLIWTLLRQSPECKPEIDKAVVVSPSSLVKNWYNEVGKWLGGRIQPLAIDGGSKDEIDQKLEGFMNQRGARVPSPILIISYETFRLHVGVLQKGSVGLVICDEGHRLKNSENQTYQALDSLNTSRRVLISGTPIQNDLLEYFSLVHFVNSGILGTAHEFKKHFELPILKGRDAAASEADRQLGEERLRELTSIVNRCLIRRTSDILSKYLPVKIEQVVCCRLTPLQTELYKRFLKQAKPAEELREGKMTVSSLSSITLLKKLCNHPALIYDKCVEEEDGFEGALEIFPPTYSAKALEPQLSGKMLVLDYILAVTRSRSSDKVVLVSNYTQTLDLFEKLCRARRYLYVRLDGTMSIKKRAKVVERFNNPLSPDFVFMLSSKAGGCGLNLIGANRLVMFDPDWNPANDEQAMARVWRDGQKKTCYIYRLLSAGTIEEKIFQRQSHKKALSSCVVDEEQDVERHFSLGELKELFTLDEASLSDTHDRLRCRRCVNNHQVRPPPDGADCTSDLAQWNHNTDKRGLKDEVLQAAWDAASTAITFVFHQRSHEEQRGLC
- the RAD54L gene encoding DNA repair and recombination protein RAD54-like isoform X3, translated to MADEMGLGKTLQCITLIWTLLRQSPECKPEIDKAVVVSPSSLVKNWYNEVGKWLGGRIQPLAIDGGSKDEIDQKLEGFMNQRGARVPSPILIISYETFRLHVGVLQKGSVGLVICDEGHRLKNSENQTYQALDSLNTSRRVLISGTPIQNDLLEYFSLVHFVNSGILGTAHEFKKHFELPILKGRDAAASEADRQLGEERLRELTSIVNRCLIRRTSDILSKYLPVKIEQVVCCRLTPLQTELYKRFLKQAKPAEELREGKMTVSSLSSITLLKKLCNHPALIYDKCVEEEDGFEGALEIFPPTYSAKALEPQLSGKMLVLDYILAVTRSRSSDKVVLVSNYTQTLDLFEKLCRARRYLYVRLDGTMSIKKRAKVVERFNNPLSPDFVFMLSSKAGGCGLNLIGANRLVMFDPDWNPANDEQAMARVWRDGQKKTCYIYRLLSAGTIEEKIFQRQSHKKALSSCVVDEEQDVERHFSLGELKELFTLDEASLSDTHDRLRCRRCVNNHQVRPPPDGADCTSDLAQWNHNTDKRGLKDEVLQAAWDAASTAITFVFHQRSHEEQRGLC